The genomic DNA ATCCACGGAGGGCAGCTCCTGGCTGGGCTTGGCCACCGACTCAGGGACCTTCAGCACCAAGAGGCTGTAGAAGAGTGCGAACGTGGCACAGCTCACGCTGCAGGCCGTCAGTATCAGGCCCTGGCCAGAGTGCCCAGCCATCTGCTCGAAGAGGTACCCGGAGGCCATGCTCCCGCAGAACCCCGCCAAGCCCAGGATCAGGTCGATAAGGATGAGGCGCACGGAGCGGCGGCCCTGGGAGGAGCCCAGGGATCCCAGCGCCATGACTCCGGACCAGAAGGCCGAGAAGCCTCCGCACAGCCCGTTCAGCGCCGCCGCCCCGTACAGCATCTCCACCGGCCAGTCCAGCAGCACCTTGAGCAGCAGCCCGAGGCgggagagcaggaagcccagcaGCGACACGCAGATGGAAATCTTGCGGTGGTAGCGGTCGCTGAGCCAGCCCAGCCCGTAGGCGGACAGCAGGGGCGTCAGGCCCACCACGAGGTTGTAGACGATGTAGAAATTGGAGATGGCCTTCTGCTGTTGGTCCTCTAGAGTCCCCCGCGGCGACGGGCTGGTGCTGTGGTTGGAGGAGCCCCCGCCTCCAAAGGACGCCTTCACCACCAGGAGTAGCCCCGCATCGTAGAGGGCGGAGGCCACCTGGGTCGAGGCCACCACGGGCTCAATCCAGGTCCTCACCTGGAGGCGAGGCAGGCGTCCGCTCCACGGGCAGGTGACCCCGGGCCCCATGTGACCTCTCTGATAGGGACTAGAGGGGCTTGCTGGCTGCAGCGACAGGGAGATGCTCCCAAATCCGGCTGCTACGGAGGGTCAGGGCTGAGTCCCAGAGCGCGAGTGTGCGCCGTGCGCCCGGGTGCGCGCAGGAGAACGCCGAGCGGAGCCAGGGCACGGAGCGCGTGTGACAGCAGCTAGTCTAGCAGCCAGGTGACCTCCCCGGCCACAGCCACTCCTCCCCCGGCCAGAAAAGGCCTCGCTCCGCCCCCCGCGCTCGCCCCCGCGGGCCGCTCAGGGCTGGCGACGGCCCAGGGAAGCCAGGCGCCGGCGAGCACGGCGAGTCTCAGCTCCTGGCGCCCCCACCCCGGGCGGCCGCGTCACGCTGCTCCTGCGAGCGCGGCCGCCTGACGGGGCAGAATTTCACCACAGCCAGTGTGCCCGGACCTCCCGCGGATCGCTGGGGACCTCCCCCGAGGGCAGGAGCTGACCGGCCCAAGAAGAGTTTCCAAATTCTCTCCTCCCAGGAAGGCGGCTTTGGGTGAGGGGTGGGATGCCTAGGATTCTGCCTGGGATAAATCCTGGGGTATGAGCCTTTATTTGTGGGGTTTTAACGCTATATGGAAGTAAAAACTCAGGAGCAGTGTCCTGAGTCCTGCCTTGGTCTTGCGCGGGCCCCAGTCTAGGAGGCTCCTACCTCAAACCCAGGGCCAAGGGAGAGAGGGGGTGGTCCTCCCAGCCCTAGATGCCTCTCCAGATGATAAAACTGGACTCTCTGGCAGGAGGTTGAGCCCACTGGAAAGGAAGAGTCGCCAGAGTCATCCTCTCCTAAGGAAACTCCCCAGGACCTTTTCTGCTTCTTAGTGGCCACACTTCTTCCCTCTTACCCTTGAGTTCCAGCCCTGCTGGGCTGAGACTTCCACTTCCCAGGCAGCCTTGCTTCCTCCTTTACCTGCACACTTCTGCAAAGAGGGCCAGGGTCACTGGTGGTGCAGAGGCCAAAATGTACCAAGGAGCAAGATCCTTCTTTAGGGTCACCCAGGGATGGAGACtaaaacacacagcctctctgccTGTCCCTCTACCCTCAACCTGACATGCCTATAGCCGTGTGGATGAGCAAGAGCCCAAAGACACAAAAGGGAGACTCAAGTCTGCAGGGATTGTTTAAAAAGCCACGTGGATAATGTACTTGTGTAGGGAGTAAGGACCAGATTCCAAATGATTTTGTGTCACTATGTGCCATTTAGGTAGTTTTTAGGTGGGCtgtaatctctttctcttcccctccctgcacTGCCCAGCCCTCTTGTGTCCAGGCCCAGACAACTCTGCCTTCTGCAAAGAGAAAGACACACCTGGGCTTCCCGTTCAAGATGCATCCTGTGGATCTGGCCCAGTGGCCcatttccctctgcctccccctcacCTTGGCCCACCTTGGGAGATACTGGTTTCACCCAACCCAAGCCTGGCTCTCCCACTCCATTCCTAACCTTATTTTTCTAGAAGCTGCAGCCAGCAGTCCAACTAGCCTGTTCCTGTGAGGGGTGGAGACTCCAGGGCATGGGTAGGTAATGTGGCAGGTGGCATTCAGCCATCAGGTATGGCCATGAGAACAACCTGAACCGGATGGACCATTTTGGCCATTTGATCAAGGAGTCTAT from Microcebus murinus isolate Inina chromosome 12, M.murinus_Inina_mat1.0, whole genome shotgun sequence includes the following:
- the SLC46A2 gene encoding solute carrier family 46 member 2 gives rise to the protein MGPGVTCPWSGRLPRLQVRTWIEPVVASTQVASALYDAGLLLVVKASFGGGGSSNHSTSPSPRGTLEDQQQKAISNFYIVYNLVVGLTPLLSAYGLGWLSDRYHRKISICVSLLGFLLSRLGLLLKVLLDWPVEMLYGAAALNGLCGGFSAFWSGVMALGSLGSSQGRRSVRLILIDLILGLAGFCGSMASGYLFEQMAGHSGQGLILTACSVSCATFALFYSLLVLKVPESVAKPSQELPSVDTVSGTVGTYRSLDPDQLDKQSVVGHLPSPGKAKPPKTVIALLFVGAIIYDLAVVGTVDVVPLFVLREPLRWNQVQVGYGMAAGYTVFITSFLGVLVFSRCFRDTTMIMIGMVSFGSGALLLAFVKETYMFYIARAAMMFALIPITTIRSAMSKLIKGSSYGKVFVILQLSLALTGVVTSTMYNKIYQLTMDTFVGTCFALSSFLSFLAIIPIGIVAYKQVPWSQYGDITEK